The genomic segment CCGGCAGAGAGCACATCCGAAAATCCCACAATAGCATTCAGCGGTGTGCGTATCTCATGACTCATATTGGCAAGGAATGCACTCTTCAGGCGGTTTGCCTCCTCCGCCCTCTCCTTCGCCTCACGCAAGGATGCCTCGGAGACTTCCAATTCGTCTTTCAGTTTCTTCGTGTGATAGTAGAAATAGAGAGAGACGAACAATCCCACCAACAGGCTGAGCAGAACGGCTGCTATCCCCCATATATGATATTTGTACTGCTCATAGAAAGACGGAGTTACATTTACCAATTCCACAGGTCCGGAAAGTGAAGATATATCCAGATCCTTCTCCTTTATCAGTTTGCCGTCCATGACGGTCTGGGTGGGAATAATCTCCAGCATGGCTTTCTCCGGATTCTTCAACAGACGGACGGCTTGCTGCGCCAGCCCCTTGCCCAAAGGGCGGTAATGAGGCACCACTCCGCCCAAAGCCCAATAGCCGATGCCCGCAGAGGTGATGGAGAAAGCAGGCAGGTCGGGAGCCGCCTCCATCATGGCGTAAGTGGCATTGCGCATGAAGTAACCGTCGTTCATGTCCACCCGCCATGTTCCCATGAGCAAGGCGGTATTGGGCGGCAAAGCATGCAGCTTGTCGCTAATGGTATAAATGGTGTTGACACGTCCGTCCAGCAGGATAAGCCCTAATTCCGGAAATTTCCTCATCTCTTTCACCACATGCGCCTGCAAGGTGACGCCGCCGTAGCTGTTGTCCGAAATGAAAGCGATGTGTTCCGTCTTGGGATACAACTGCTTTATCATGCGGATATTGGCCTCTACGTCATATTGATAAATAAATCCACTCTTAATCGGAGAGTCGGGAAAATCGTCGAGGAAATCCAACGATTCGGGCATCCACGTTTTCAGGTCTGTGCCATGCTCCGGCAAAAGCACCACATTGCGGCTGGCCAATGCCACCATCACCGGCACTTCGCCCCGGACGGAGTCCTCCAGCGACAAATAGGCTGCCCACGCTTCCTGCCCTATCAGTATTATGAGCGAAGGAATCTTTGTGCCCTGATATTTGGAAAGGATGCCCACCATTCTCTGCTTCCACCAAGGAGCCTCGGAGAAACTTTTGCAGTTCATGTTCTCCAATTCTACCCCGCACTTCCCGTCCAAGCGCTGAAACTCTTCCATAAAGTCGGAAATATTGCCCGAAGTCTGGCCCGCGTCAGGATTATAAGAACTGATGATAAGCACAGGATGGTCGCCCGTCACCGCAAAGGCAGGGCGCGCAAGGAAAAGAAACGCCGTCAGGCAGAGCAATGCTCTATAAAATATATTCTTAAATAATCTCATAATCCCGGGGAACTGTCGCAAAGATACAATAAAACTCAAAAAAGGCACAAAGAAAGATTGTTTTTCGTACTTTTGGCACGCATTATTAAAAAGAAGCTGACATGACACAAATCTTCCACAACATGATAGCTGCCATTCTCGGCATATCAGAAAAACAAATCGGACAGACATTGTCCCTGCTCAATGACGGAGCAACAATCCCTTTCATCAGCCGCTACCGTAAAGAAATGACAGGCGGACTGGATGAAGTACAGATAGAAGCCATCCAAACCCATTACGAAAAGCTGAACGAAACGGCCAAGCGGAAGGAAACCATCATCAACACCATTCAGGAACAAGGGAAGATGACTCCGGAACTGCAAAAGCGCATTGAAGAAACGTGGGACGGCACCGTTCTCGAAGATATCTACCTGCCCTACAAGCCCAAGCGGAAAACACGCGCGGAAGCAGCCCGCCAGAAAGGACTCGAACCGCTCGCCACCATACTGATGCTCCAACGCGAGCCTCATCCCGAACAACGTGCCGCCGGTTTTGTGAAAGGCGACGTGAAAGATGCGGACGATGCCCTGAAAGGCGCACGCGACATCATTGCCGAGCAAGTCAGCGAAAACGAACGAGCCCGCAACACTCTGCGCAATACCTTTGCACGCCAAGCCGTACTGACCGCCAAAGTTGTGAAAGGAAAAGAGGAAGAAGGAGCCAAATACAGAGACTATTTCGATTGTTCGGAATCCCTGAAACGTTGCAGTTCGCACCGCTTGCTTGCCATTCGGCGCGCCGAAACCGAAGGGGTGCTCAAAGTGAGTATCAGCCCGAATGACGAAGAGTGCGTGGAACGGTTGGAAAGACAGTTCGTGCGGAGCAACAATGCCTGCGGAAAACAGGTGGCCGAAGCCGTACAGGACGCGTACAAGCGTCTGCTGAAACCGTCCATCGAAACAGAGTTTGCCGCACAAAGTAAGGAGCGTGCCGATGATGAAGCCATCCGCGTCTTTGCGGAAAACCTGCGGCAACTGCTACTCGCCTCACCATTAGGGCAGAAGCGGGTAATGGGAATAGATCCGGGATTCCGTACCGGCTGCAAGGTGGTATGCCTGGATGCACAGGGCAATTTGCTGCATAATGAGAATATCTATCCGCATCCGCCTGTGAACCAAAGCAAAGAAGCATTCGCCAAACTGCAAAAGATGATAGAGGCCTACAAGATCGAAGCCATCGCCATTGGAAACGGCACCGCCAGCCGCGAGACAGAGGATTTCCTGAAACGGCAGACATTCAACCGGGAAGTGCAGATCTTCATCGTCAGCGAACAAGGAGCTTCCATCTATTCCGCTTCCAAGATTGCCAGAGACGAGTTTCCAGAATATGATGTCACCGTACGCGGTGCAGTGTCCATTGCCCGCCGGCTTATGGACCCGTTGGCAGAGCTTGTCAAGATAGACCCGAAATCAATCGGTGTGGGACAATACCAGCATGACGTAGACCAAAGCAAACTCAAGAAATCTCTCGACCAGACCGTAGAGAACTGCGTCAACCTCGTCGGCGTGAACCTGAATACGGCAAGCAGCCACTTGCTTACATATATATCGGGACTCGGCCCGCAATTGGCGCAGAACATCGTGAATTACCGGGCAGAGAACGGAGCGTTCTCCTCCCGTAAAGAATTGATGAAAGTTCCGCGCATGGGCGCCAAGGCTTTCGAACAATGCGCCGGTTTCCTGCGCATACCGGATGCCAAGAACCCGTTGGACAATACGGCAGTGCATCCCGAAAGTTACCATATTGTGGAGCAAATGGCCAAGGACCTGGGATGCAGTGTAGCCGAATTAATAGCCGACAAGGAGCTGCGATTGAAGATACAACCGGAACGATACCTCTCTCCCACCGTCGGGATGCCCACCCTGAAAGATATTCTGCAAGAACTGGAAAAACCGGGACGCGACCCGCGCGGGCCTATCAAGGTATTCGAGTTCGACAAGAACGTGCGTACGATTGACGACCTTCGCATTGGCATGGAGCTGCCGGGCATCGTGAGCAACATCACCAATTTCGGCGCTTTCGTCGATATAGGCATCAAAGAAAACGGCCTGATACACCTCTCCCAGCTTGCGCAGAAGTATGTATCAGACCCCAATGAGATTGTGTCCATCC from the Bacteroides eggerthii genome contains:
- a CDS encoding Tex family protein, whose translation is MTQIFHNMIAAILGISEKQIGQTLSLLNDGATIPFISRYRKEMTGGLDEVQIEAIQTHYEKLNETAKRKETIINTIQEQGKMTPELQKRIEETWDGTVLEDIYLPYKPKRKTRAEAARQKGLEPLATILMLQREPHPEQRAAGFVKGDVKDADDALKGARDIIAEQVSENERARNTLRNTFARQAVLTAKVVKGKEEEGAKYRDYFDCSESLKRCSSHRLLAIRRAETEGVLKVSISPNDEECVERLERQFVRSNNACGKQVAEAVQDAYKRLLKPSIETEFAAQSKERADDEAIRVFAENLRQLLLASPLGQKRVMGIDPGFRTGCKVVCLDAQGNLLHNENIYPHPPVNQSKEAFAKLQKMIEAYKIEAIAIGNGTASRETEDFLKRQTFNREVQIFIVSEQGASIYSASKIARDEFPEYDVTVRGAVSIARRLMDPLAELVKIDPKSIGVGQYQHDVDQSKLKKSLDQTVENCVNLVGVNLNTASSHLLTYISGLGPQLAQNIVNYRAENGAFSSRKELMKVPRMGAKAFEQCAGFLRIPDAKNPLDNTAVHPESYHIVEQMAKDLGCSVAELIADKELRLKIQPERYLSPTVGMPTLKDILQELEKPGRDPRGPIKVFEFDKNVRTIDDLRIGMELPGIVSNITNFGAFVDIGIKENGLIHLSQLAQKYVSDPNEIVSIHQQVRVKILGVDTERKRIQLTMIGVERI
- a CDS encoding sensor histidine kinase, producing the protein MRLFKNIFYRALLCLTAFLFLARPAFAVTGDHPVLIISSYNPDAGQTSGNISDFMEEFQRLDGKCGVELENMNCKSFSEAPWWKQRMVGILSKYQGTKIPSLIILIGQEAWAAYLSLEDSVRGEVPVMVALASRNVVLLPEHGTDLKTWMPESLDFLDDFPDSPIKSGFIYQYDVEANIRMIKQLYPKTEHIAFISDNSYGGVTLQAHVVKEMRKFPELGLILLDGRVNTIYTISDKLHALPPNTALLMGTWRVDMNDGYFMRNATYAMMEAAPDLPAFSITSAGIGYWALGGVVPHYRPLGKGLAQQAVRLLKNPEKAMLEIIPTQTVMDGKLIKEKDLDISSLSGPVELVNVTPSFYEQYKYHIWGIAAVLLSLLVGLFVSLYFYYHTKKLKDELEVSEASLREAKERAEEANRLKSAFLANMSHEIRTPLNAIVGFSDVLSAGDIPLEEQRGFFEIIKANSDLLLRLIDDILDLSRLEVDRVTFTQEKCDVVQVCTQALASVAQARRSANRFLFESPLESLELHTDIQRMQQVIINLLSNADKFTKNGTITLKVGLDEKRHVVLFSVSDTGCGIPLEKQKKVFERFEKLNEYAQGTGLGLAICKLIVKKWGGKIWVDPHYTQGARFLFTHPLD